The proteins below are encoded in one region of Apostichopus japonicus isolate 1M-3 chromosome 4, ASM3797524v1, whole genome shotgun sequence:
- the LOC139966392 gene encoding dihydrofolate reductase-like isoform X2 has product MENNDQFKRLECKTPSRLEVLKMNLMVAVGQNMEIGLNGRLPWSLPEYATFKKMVKGSPLPPVGKKNVILSGRNTWISRTMSREHFVNPLWDLINIVISRTLTEVPKGADYVFSSLDSALEFLSQPEQLIQIHEVWIGGGHGLYKAGLKSQVFHRLYLTRVYGDFEHDATFPAIDLSKYCSVRDERLPEGVQEENGIKYQYFVYEKKPNSR; this is encoded by the exons AAGTACTTAAGATGAACCTGATGGTTGCGGTAGGCCAAAATATGGAAATTGGACTGAATGGAAGGTTGCCATGGAGTTTACC TGAATATGCAACATTCAAAAAGATGGTGAAAGGGAGCCCTCTCCCACCAGTGGGGAAGAAGAACGTTATTCTGTCTGGACGGAATACATGGATATCTCGCACAATGAGTAGAGAACATTTCGTGAATCCACTGTGGGATCTGATTAACATTGTTATAAGCCGAACACTTAC agaagtCCCCAAAGGAGCTGATTATGTATTCTCGTCTCTTGATTCAGCACTCGAGTTTCTCTCTCAACCTGAACAGCTTATCCAAATTCACGAAGTGTGGATCGGAGGGGGGCATGGTTTGTACAAG GCTGGCTTGAAATCTCAAGTTTTTCATCGTCTTTACCTGACTAGAGTTTACGGTGATTTTGAACATGATGCCACGTTTCCTGCGATCGATCTATCTAAATATTGCTCGGTCAG AGATGAAAGACTGCCAGAGGGTGTTCAGGAGGAGAACGGAATCAAATaccaatattttgtttatgaaaagAAACCCAACTCACGTTAA
- the LOC139966392 gene encoding dihydrofolate reductase-like isoform X1 produces MENNDQFKRLECKTPSRLEVLKMNLMVAVGQNMEIGLNGRLPWSLPSEYATFKKMVKGSPLPPVGKKNVILSGRNTWISRTMSREHFVNPLWDLINIVISRTLTEVPKGADYVFSSLDSALEFLSQPEQLIQIHEVWIGGGHGLYKAGLKSQVFHRLYLTRVYGDFEHDATFPAIDLSKYCSVRDERLPEGVQEENGIKYQYFVYEKKPNSR; encoded by the exons AAGTACTTAAGATGAACCTGATGGTTGCGGTAGGCCAAAATATGGAAATTGGACTGAATGGAAGGTTGCCATGGAGTTTACC TAGTGAATATGCAACATTCAAAAAGATGGTGAAAGGGAGCCCTCTCCCACCAGTGGGGAAGAAGAACGTTATTCTGTCTGGACGGAATACATGGATATCTCGCACAATGAGTAGAGAACATTTCGTGAATCCACTGTGGGATCTGATTAACATTGTTATAAGCCGAACACTTAC agaagtCCCCAAAGGAGCTGATTATGTATTCTCGTCTCTTGATTCAGCACTCGAGTTTCTCTCTCAACCTGAACAGCTTATCCAAATTCACGAAGTGTGGATCGGAGGGGGGCATGGTTTGTACAAG GCTGGCTTGAAATCTCAAGTTTTTCATCGTCTTTACCTGACTAGAGTTTACGGTGATTTTGAACATGATGCCACGTTTCCTGCGATCGATCTATCTAAATATTGCTCGGTCAG AGATGAAAGACTGCCAGAGGGTGTTCAGGAGGAGAACGGAATCAAATaccaatattttgtttatgaaaagAAACCCAACTCACGTTAA